DNA from Candidatus Cloacimonas acidaminovorans str. Evry:
ACCAAATAATTGGAGATGGACCTTTAAGGTCAAAATTTGATTTGGCTGTTAACGATATGGAACTTAAAGAAAATATTGAATTTTTAGGAAAAGTAGATGATCCTGAGAAATACTTATTTCAAGCTGATATATTCATACATTCATCTAAAGGAGAAGGATGTTCAAATGCTATTTTGGAAGCGATGTATATGGGATTACCTATTATTGCTTCTAATACTGGTGGAACTTCTGAAATTGTAAAAAATAATGCAATTTTATTTGAATACAAAGACATTAATTCCTTATATTGTGGTTTAAAAAAATTAATTCAAAATCCAGAGCTTAGGTTCCTAATGGGAAATCAGTCCTATAATATAATCCAACAAAGATTTACTACAGAAGTAATGGTTGCTAACTATGAGAATATAATCCGCAACATAGTTATTAAGTAACTTCAAAATATATTGGAAAACGGGAAAAGGAAATTTATCAGTAATACATAGGATTTTACTCATTTATTAGCTAATAAGCTATATGGAGACATAATGACAAATATAAAAGTTGGTATAATTAGAAATGAACTATCCAATACTGCCGATGATTGGATTATAGCTTGTAATAATAGAAATATTGATTATCAAGTAATTGATCTAAGCGCAAATAATTGGTTGGAACAAGTGAGAAAAGATAATTTTGTTTTTTACCTAATACAACCTCCTGGTTCTTATGAAAGATTTAAAACAATGTTTGATGAGCGTCTGTATATAATTTGTAATGAGTTTAGATTAAAAACATTTCCCAGTTTTACAGAAAGTATTATTTATGAGAATAAGAAGATGCTTAGTTATTACTTAAATGCTCATAATATACCACATCCGGAAACATTCATATTTTATAATTATGATGAAGCAAAAAACTTTGTAGATAATACTGAATTGCCATTTGTAGCAAAAACTTCTATTGGTGCTTCCGGCTCAGGTGTAAAAATTATTAGAAAATATAATGAAGCATTACGATATATAAATGATGCTTTTAAAAGTAAAGGAATTAGAAGAAGATTTGGACCCAACAGGGTTACAGGTT
Protein-coding regions in this window:
- a CDS encoding ATP-grasp domain-containing protein; amino-acid sequence: MTNIKVGIIRNELSNTADDWIIACNNRNIDYQVIDLSANNWLEQVRKDNFVFYLIQPPGSYERFKTMFDERLYIICNEFRLKTFPSFTESIIYENKKMLSYYLNAHNIPHPETFIFYNYDEAKNFVDNTELPFVAKTSIGASGSGVKIIRKYNEALRYINDAFKSKGIRRRFGPNRVTGSPQKWAKKSIREPSYFLKRLKYYLEINRNTQFGYVIFQTFIPHNYEWRIVKIGEFYFAHKKIKIKDKASGAKVKQFGFPDISVMDFVEDLCNQNNFNCVCLDIFESGTGFLVNEIQCVFGIPYGYLSKVNDKIGRFVKHQGTWTFEEGDFTQNNCCDLKLEIALKLYFENKL